CAGGCACCTGTTTCCAGCCGTTCGCTGAGCTTGCCCTCGCGGCCCACCATCCGCCGCACCCGCGACAGCTCCCCGGTCAGGTGGAGATTGCGGTCGGCGACCTCGTTGTAGACGGCGGCGACCTCCGCCATCACGCCCTCGCCGGACACCGTCAGCCGCTTGCGGAAATTGCCGTCCCGCATCGACACCAGGGCCGTGAGCAGACGGTTCAGAGCGGCGGTATCGACCTCCGTCGTACCGTTCCGCCGGGACCGCCCGCCCTTCGCGCGCGTCCCCGTACGCCGCACCGCTGCGCCAGACTCCACCGTGTCCCTCCCGAAAGGGTCGACCACTGTTCCACCGAAACCCGGCGAGTCAAACGCCCGGCTAGACCATCCTGCCCAGTGTTTCACCCTGGCCGAACCCGGCCATAACACTTCGGCACCATTGCACACCGGCCGCACTCCCCGGGTGGAATCCCCTACGACGGCACCATGCGGACCGCGAAGGTAAGTAACCTGGCACCCGAATGTCCCACCGCGTCGAAGGAGTCTTGTGATCACGGCACGGGCGGCTGCCAGTTTCGATCCCCTAGGGCGCTCTGTCGCCGGGGCCCGCGCGTTCGTCCGCGATACCCTCCAGGGCTGGGGCTTCGCGGACATCGTCGACGACGCCGTCGTGCTCACCAGCGAGCTCGTCACCAACGCCGTGGTGCACGCCGGAACCCAGGCCGAAGTGCTGTGCCTGCGCACCGAGGGCGGCGTACGCGTCGAGGTCGCCGACCGGTACCCGGAGCGGGAGCTCCCGCTCCAGCCCCCCGGCGAACGCCCCTACGCCGACCCGGACCGCGAGAACGGCCGCGGCCTCATGCTCTGCGCCGCGCTCGCCACCCGCTGGGGAGTCGAGTACACGGGCACGCACAAACACGTGTGGTTCCGCCTCGACCTCCCGGACCGTCCGGTCGGTACCCGCTCCGCCGGACCGGTCGTCCCCGACCAGCTGCTCCCCCTCGCCGACAGCCGCGTCCGCGTCGCCGTCATCCAGATCGACGCCTCCGACTCCGTCTCCGCCTGGAACGAGGACGCCGAGCACATCTTCGGCCACACCGCGGAGAAGGTCCTCGGCCGCCCGCTCGCCGAACTCGCCGCCTGGCCCCAGACCCCCGGCACCGGAACCGGCATCGCCGAAGCCCTCCGGCTGTCGAGGTGGGAGGGCAGCTACGGCATCCGCGGCGCCGACGGCCGGGTCATCCCCGTTTACGCCTCACACCTGCGGGTACGCGACGCCCACGGCGAGCCGTCCATCGTCTGCCTCCTGGTCCACGACGACGAACGCGCCCTCCTCCAGACCCCCGCGCGGATCCCCTCCGACGCAGGCCAGCTCACCGAAGCCCGCCCCGCGGACCCCTTCGAGGTGTTCATCGGCTCCCCCGCCCCCGACGACCTGGACGGACTGCTCCAGCGCACCGTCGAGCGGGCCCGCGACATGCTCGACGCCGACGCCGCCTTCCTGCTCCTCGCCACCGACGACGAGACCGAACTCGAAGTCCGCGCGACCACGGGCCTGCCCTCCACCCGCCAGCGCTTCGCCCGCGTCCCCGTCGAAGCGGGCACCAACCGGTACGGCTCGGCCCGCATGCCCGCCGTCCACGACGACCTCGTCGCCGTCCCCGGCGCCGTCCCGCTCCTGGAATCCACCGGCATGCGCTCCGTGGTCACCGTCCCCCTCAAGGTCGAAGGCCGCCTCACCGGCTCACTCGGCGTCTCCGCCGAGAGCCCGGGCCGCTACTCCAACGAAGACGCCCTGCGCCTGCAGTTCGCCGCCGACCGGATCGCGCTCGCCGTCGAATCCGCCCGCCTCGGCGAGCTGGAACGCCTGCGCCGCGGCTCCCTCTCCTTCCTCGTCGAAGCCTCCGACCTGCTCGCCGGCACCCTCGACCGGGACCAGACCCTGGCCCTGATGGCGCAGATGACCGTCCCCACCCTGGCCACCTGGTGCGCCGTCTACACCATCGCCGACCAGACCTCGGACCCGTACCTCTCCTACGTACTGCACGAGGACGAGGAACGCATCGACGGACTCAAGGCCCTGCTCTCCCGCGTCAGCCCGCCCGAACCGCTGCGCGAGGCCGGCGCCCGCCCCTGGCCGGAATCCGCCGCCGCGGTCGGCGGGGAGACCGTCGTCCTCCCCCTCCTGGCCCGCAACCGCGTCATCGGCATGCTCACGCTCGGCAAACCGTCCGAGGAACACTTCCGCCAGGAGATCCTGGAACTCGCGGACGACCTCTCCCGCCGGGCCGCCCTGGCCCTGGACAACGCACGCCTCTACTCCGAGCGCACCGCCATCAGCCGCTCCCTCCAGCGCAGCCTCCTGCCGCCCGGCTCCCCCGCCATCCCCGGCATCGAGGTCGAGGTCATCTACCGCGCGGCCGGCGAGGGCAACGAGGTGGGCGGCGACTTCTACGACGTCTTCCCCATCCGCCCCGGCGTCTACGGCTTCGCCATCGGCGACGTGTGCGGTACGGGCCCGGAAGCGGCCGCCGTCACCGGCCTCGCCCGGCACGCCCTGCGCCTGCTGGCCCGCGAAGGCCTCGGCGGCCCGGCGGTGCTGGAACGCCTCAACGCCGCGATCCTCGACGAGGGCGCCCGCAGCCGCTTCCTCACCCTCCTGTACGGCGAGCTCCACCCCCAGCCGGACGGCGGCGCGCTCATGAAGGTCGTCTGCGCCGGCCACCCGCTCCCGCTGCGCCTGCGCCCGGACGGCGAGGTCATCCCCGCCGCCGAACCCCAGCCGCTGCTCGGCGTCATGGACGACCTCGACCTCTACGAGCAGACCCTCACCCTGGACCCGGGCGACGTCCTGCTCTGCGTCACGGACGGCGTGACCGAACGCCGCGAGGGCACCCGCATGCTCGGCGACGACGGCCTCGCGGAAGTCCTCACCACCTGTACGGGCCTCACCGCCGGCGCCGTCGCCGCCCGCATCCTGCGCGCGGTCGAACGCTTCGCGGCCGAACCCGCCTCCGACGACATGGCGATCCTGGCCTTCCGCGTTCCCCAGCCGCGCGAGGGCGCCTAGTCACGCGCGGCCGGGGGTTCACGCCGAAGGTTCACGCCGGGGCGCGGATCTGTTGCTGCGGGTGGCGGACCGCAGGGCGAAGGCCAGCACCACTTCGAAGACGCCGAGCAGGACGAGCCACAGCCCCAGCAGTCGGGTGAGGGCGACCGCGGAGTCGACCGGGAAGCAGAGCACCACGATCCCGGCGACGGTGCCGAGCGCGCCCAGGCCGAAGAACAGGCCCCGGTGGGCGATGCCCCGGTCAGCGATGGCGACGTACGCCGTGAGCACTCCGGTCAACAGCCAGAACACCCCGAGGATCAGGGACAGCGCACCGATGGTCTGCATCGGATGCCTCAGTACGAGAACGCCCGCCAGCAACGCCAGCAAGGCGACCAGTACGCCGGCCAGCCGGCCCCCGCCCTCCTGGCCGTGCGAAAAGGCCGTGACGAAGCGGAAGACTCCTGCCGCCAGGAGTTGCAGACCGATGATGACGGCCAGGATGTGCAGCGTCTCATGGGGCCATACCAGGACCAGAATGCCCGGGATCAGGGTCGCGAGGGCGAAGCCGAGCGCCCAGCGCCACGACGCTCCGACTTGCTTGAGGACGTCTTCCGGGTCGCTCTGTGTGTGCCGCGGTGCCGCCGCGTCGGGGGGAAAGGTCATCACGCCTCCCAGGCAGGCCGGACGGCCCCCAGGACACGTCGAAGCCGCCGGTCGTACCTGTCTTGCCCTTCAAAACCACCTTAACCAGGGCCGGTGCAACCCGCCAACGCAAAAAGGCCCCCGCCAAATGGCGGGGGCCTTTTCTGTTGGAGCCCTTTAACGGAATCGAACCGTTGACCTTCTCCTTACCATGGAGACGCTCTACCGACTGAGCTAAAAGGGCGGGTTGTTCGGCGGCGTCCTACTCTCCCACAGGGTCCCCCCTGCAGTACCATCGGCGCTGAAAGGCTTAGCTTCCGGGTTCGGAATGTAACCGGGCGTTTCCCTAACGCTATGACCACCGAAACACTATGAAGTTGACCAACCGGATGACAACACGGTCGTTACTTCAGAACTAACACAGTGGACGCGAGCAACCGAGGACAAGCCCTCGGCCTATTAGTACCAGTCAGCTCCACCCGTTACCGGGCTTCCACATCTGGCCTATCAACCCAGTCGTCTACTGGGAGCCTTACCCTCTCAAGGAGGTGGGAATACTCATCTTGAAGCAGGCTTCCCGCTTAGATGCTTTCAGCGGTTATCCCTCCCGAACGTAGCCAACCAGCCATGCCCTTGGCAGGACAACTGGCACACCAGAGGTTCGTCCGTCCCGGTCCTCTCGTACTAGGGACAGCCCTTCTCAATATTCCTACGCGCACAGCGGATAGGGACCGAACTGTCTCACGACGTTCTAAACCCAGCTCGCGTACCGCTTTAATGGGCGAACAGCCCAACCCTTGGGACCGACTCCAGCCCCAGGATGCGACGAGCCGACATCGAGGTGCCAAACCATCCCGTCGATATGGACTCTTGGGGAAGATCAGCCTGTTATCCCCGGGGTACCTTTTATCCGTTGAGCGACGGCGCTTCCACAAGCCACCGCCGGATCACTAGTCCCGACTTTCGTCCCTGCTCGACCCGTCGGTCTCACAGTCAAGCTCCCTTGTGCACTTACACTCAACACCTGATTGCCAACCAGGCTGAGGGAACCTTTGGGCGCCTCCGTTACTCTTTGGGAGGCAACCGCCCCAGTTAAACTACCCATCAGACACTGTCCCTGATCCGGATCACGGACCGAGGTTAGACATCCAGCACGACCAGAGTGGTATTTCAACGGCGACTCCACCATGACTGGCGTCACGGCTTCAAAGTCTCCCACCTATCCTACACAAGCCGAACCGAACACCAATATCAAACTGTAGTAAAGGTCCCGGGGTCTTTCCGTCCTGCTGCGCGAAACGAGCATCTTTACTCGTAGTGCAATTTCACCGGGCCTATGGTTGAGACAGTCGAGAAGTCGTTACGCCATTCGTGCAGGTCGGAACTTACCCGACAAGGAATTTCGCTACCTTAGGATGGTTATAGTTACCACCGCCGTTTACTGGCGCTTAAGTTCTCAGCTTCGCACGCCCGAAAGCGCACTAACCGGTCCCCTTAACGTTCCAGCACCGGGCAGGCGTCAGTCCGTATACATCGCCTTACGGCTTCGCACGGACCTGTGTTTTTAGTAAACAGTCGCTTCTCGCTGGTCTCTGCGGCCACCCCCAGCTCAGGAAGCAAGTTCCCTCACCAGTGATGGCCCCCCTTCTCCCGAAGTTACGGGGGCATTTTGCCGAGTTCCTTAACCATAGTTCACCCGAACGCCTCGGTATTCTCTACCTGACCACCTGAGTCGGTTTAGGGTACGGGCCGCCATGAAACTCGCTAGAGGCTTTTCTCGACAGCATAGGATCATCCACTTCACCACAATCGGCTCGGCATCAGGTCTCAGCCTTAATGAGGGACGGATTTGCCTACCCCTCGGCCTACACCCTTACCCCGGGACAACCACCGCCCGGGCTGGACTACCTTCCTGCGTCACCCCATCGCTTACCTACTACAAGTCTGGTTCGTCGGCTCCACCACTTTCCTTTCCCCGAAGGGTCCGGAACGGCTTCACGGACTTAGCATCGCCTGATTCGATATTGGGCGTTTCAAAGCGGGTACCGGAATATCAACCGGTTGTCCATCGACTACGCCTGTCGGCCTCGCCTTAGGTCCCGACTTACCCTGGGCAGATCAGCTTGACCCAGGAACCCTTAGTCAATCGGCGCACACGTTTCTCACGTGTGTATCGCTACTCATGCCTGCATTCTCACTCGTGAACCGTCCACAACTAGCTTCCGCTGCTGCTTCACCCGGCACACGACGCTCCCCTACCCATCACAGCAGGCGTTGGCCCTATTGCTGCAATGACACGACTTCGGCGGTACGCTTGAGCCCCGCTACATTGTCGGCGCGGAATCACTTGACCAGTGAGCTATTACGCACTCTTTCAAGGGTGGCTGCTTCTAAGCCAACCTCCTGGTTGTCTCTGCGACTCCACATCCTTTCCCACTTAGCGTACGCTTAGGGGCCTTAGTCGATGCTCTGGGCTGTTTCCCTCTCGACCATGGAGCTTATCCCCCACAGTCTCACTGCCGTGCTCTCACTTACCGGCATTCGGAGTTTGGCTAAGGTCAGTAACCCGGTAGGGCCCATCGCCTATCCAGTGCTCTACCTCCGGCAAGAAACACACGACGCTGCACCTAAATGCATTTCGGGGAGAACCAGCTATCACGGAGTTTGATTGGCCTTTCACCCCTAACCACAGGTCATCCCCCAGGTTTTCAACCCTGGTGGGTTCGGTCCTCCACGAAGTCTTACCTCCGCTTCAACCTGCCCATGGCTAGATCACTCCGCTTCGGGTCTAGAGCGTGCAACTCAATCGCCCTATTCGGACTCGCTTTCGCTACGGCTTCCCCACACGGGTTAACCTCGCTACACACCGCTAACTCGCAGGCTCATTCTTCAAAAGGCACGCAGTCACGACCGTTGTTCCGAAGAACAACGGCGACGCTCCCACGGCTTGTAGGCACACGGTTTCAGGTACTATTTCACTCCGCTCCCGCGGTACTTTTCACCATTCCCTCACGGTACTATCCGCTATCGGTCACCAGGGAATATTTAGGCTTAGCGGGTGGTCCCGCCAGATTCACACGGGATTTCTCGGGCCCCGTGCTACTTGGGAGATGAGCAAGCAAGCCGCTGATGTTTCGTCTACGGGGGTCTTACCCTCTACGCCGGACCTTTCGCATGTCCTTCGACTACATCAACGGTTTCTGACTCGCCGACCGGCCGGCAGACCGATCAAGCTCATTCCCACAACCCCGCATGCGCAACCCCTGCCGGGTATCACACGCATACGGTTTGGCCTCATCCGGTTTCGCTCGCCACTACTCCCGGAATCACGGTTGTTTTCTCTTCCTGAGGGTACTGAGATGTTTCACTTCCCCTCGTTCCCTCCACACTGCCTATGTGTTCAGCAGTGGGTGACAGCCCATGACGACTGCCGGGTTTCCCCATTCGGACACCCCCGGATCAAAGCTCAGTTGGCAGCTCCCCGGGGCCTATCGCGGCCTCTCACGTCCTTCATCGGTTCCTGGTGCCAAGGCATCCACCGTGCGCCCTTAAAAACTTGGCCACAGATGCTCGCGTCCACTGTGTAGTTCTCAAGCAACGACCAGCCACCCATCACCCCACCAGACAAGCTAGTGAGTGCACTGGGGCCGGCATCGCAGAAGGACAGCCATACGGCCGTACCCTCAGACACCCAACAACGTGCCAAGCACAGTCACTTCCTCACTCCCGTTTTCCACGCCGAAGCAGTACTTACGGTTGATCGGACTCTGACTGTGCCAACTAATCAACGTTCCACCCATGAGCTGACCGTGCAGAACATTTGCCTGCAATCGGTACTGTGCTCCTTAGAAAGGAGGTGATCCAGCCGCACCTTCCGGTACGGCTACCTTGTTACGACTTCGTCCCAATCGCCAGTCCCACCTTCGACAGCTCCCTCCCTTACGGGTTGGGCCACCGGCTTCGGGTGTTACCGACTTTCGTGACGTGACGGGCGGTGTGTACAAGGCCCGGGAACGTATTCACCGCAGCAATGCTGATCTGCGATTACTAGCGACTCCGACTTCATGGGGTCGAGTTGCAGACCCCAATCCGAACTGAGACCGGCTTTTTGAGATTCGCTCCACCTCACGGTATCGCAGCTCATTGTACCGGCCATTGTAGCACGTGTGCAGCCCAAGACATAAGGGGCATGATGACTTGACGTCGTCCCCACCTTCCTCCGAGTTGACCCCGGCGGTCTCCTGTGAGTCCCCATCACCCCGAAGGGCATGCTGGCAACACAGGACAAGGGTTGCGCTCGTTGCGGGACTTAACCCAACATCTCACGACACGAGCTGACGACAGCCATGCACCACCTGTATACCGACCACAAGGGGGGCACTATCTCTAATGCTTTCCGGTATATGTCAAGCCTTGGTAAGGTTCTTCGCGTTGCGTCGAATTAAGCCACATGCTCCGCCGCTTGTGCGGGCCCCCGTCAATTCCTTTGAGTTTTAGCCTTGCGGCCGTACTCCCCAGGCGGGGAACTTAATGCGTTAGCTGCGGCACCGACGACGTGGAATGTCGCCAACACCTAGTTCCCAACGTTTACGGCGTGGACTACCAGGGTATCTAATCCTGTTCGCTCCCCACGCTTTCGCTCCTCAGCGTCAGTAATGGCCCAGAGATCCGCCTTCGCCACCGGTGTTCCTCCTGATATCTGCGCATTTCACCGCTACACCAGGAATTCCGATCTCCCCTACCACACTCTAGCTAGCCCGTATCGAATGCAGACCCGAGGTTAAGCCTCGGGCTTTCACATCCGACGTGACAAGCCGCCTACGAGCTCTTTACGCCCAATAATTCCGGACAACGCTTGCGCCCTACGTATTACCGCGGCTGCTGGCACGTAGTTAGCCGGCGCTTCTTCTGCAGGTACCGTCACTTTCGCTTCTTCCCTGCTGAAAGAGGTTTACAACCCGAAGGCCGTCATCCCTCACGCGGCGTCGCTGCATCAGGCTTTCGCCCATTGTGCAATATTCCCCACTGCTGCCTCCCGTAGGAGTCTGGGCCGTGTCTCAGTCCCAGTGTGGCCGGTCGCCCTCTCAGGCCGGCTACCCGTCGTCGCCTTGGTGGGCCATTACCCCACCAACAAGCTGATAGGCCGCGGGCTCATCCTTCACCGCCGGAGCTTTCAACCCCCGCCCATGCAGGCAGGAGTATTATCCGGTATTAGACCCCGTTTCCAGGGCTTGTCCCAGAGTGAAGGGCAGATTGCCCACGTGTTACTCACCCGTTCGCCACTAATCCACCCCGAAGGGCTTCATCGTTCGACTTGCATGTGTTAAGCACGCCGCCAGCGTTCGTCCTGAGCCAGGATCAAACTCTCCATGAATGTTTACCCGTAATCGGGTGAAACACACACTTAGAGCGGGTCAGCCAAGGTCGGAATAAGACCGGCTGACCACAACGTCCTCGCTGTGTTCATTGCCTGCAAGCACTCCACGAGGGAGCCCCACAGGACTTTTTCAAAGGAACCTCATCCACCGGAGTGGACGGGGTATCAACTTCTGGCGTTGATTTTTGGCACGCTGTTGAGTTCTCAAGGAACGGACGCTTCCTTCGTACTCACCCTCGCGGGTTTTCCTCCGGGCGCTTCCTTTGTTCTTCTTTGTTCTTGCGTTTCCGACTCTATCAGACTCTCTCGTGTCCGATTCCCGGTCGAAGCGGGTTTCGCTTTCCAGTTCTCCGCTTTCGCGTTTCCCTTTCCGGCGATTCCAACCTTACCAGACCATTTCCGCGCCGTTTCCGACTCCGGATTTGAATTCTGTGGCCGTTGGAGGGCCTTTCCCTTTCGGGTGGATCCAGACTTTATCAGGTCTCCCCGGGTCTGGTTCCCACCTCCCCGCGGGCGCGGTCCGGGCACACGTGTGTGTCGGGGGCCGTGCGGGGTGGAGACGTAAACGTACTGGAGCGGGCCCCCTCGTTGCAAATCGAGGGGAGCCCGCTCCCGTTCGGGTCGTTAACGCGAGGCTCAGACC
This Streptomyces sp. NBC_00539 DNA region includes the following protein-coding sequences:
- a CDS encoding SpoIIE family protein phosphatase; amino-acid sequence: MITARAAASFDPLGRSVAGARAFVRDTLQGWGFADIVDDAVVLTSELVTNAVVHAGTQAEVLCLRTEGGVRVEVADRYPERELPLQPPGERPYADPDRENGRGLMLCAALATRWGVEYTGTHKHVWFRLDLPDRPVGTRSAGPVVPDQLLPLADSRVRVAVIQIDASDSVSAWNEDAEHIFGHTAEKVLGRPLAELAAWPQTPGTGTGIAEALRLSRWEGSYGIRGADGRVIPVYASHLRVRDAHGEPSIVCLLVHDDERALLQTPARIPSDAGQLTEARPADPFEVFIGSPAPDDLDGLLQRTVERARDMLDADAAFLLLATDDETELEVRATTGLPSTRQRFARVPVEAGTNRYGSARMPAVHDDLVAVPGAVPLLESTGMRSVVTVPLKVEGRLTGSLGVSAESPGRYSNEDALRLQFAADRIALAVESARLGELERLRRGSLSFLVEASDLLAGTLDRDQTLALMAQMTVPTLATWCAVYTIADQTSDPYLSYVLHEDEERIDGLKALLSRVSPPEPLREAGARPWPESAAAVGGETVVLPLLARNRVIGMLTLGKPSEEHFRQEILELADDLSRRAALALDNARLYSERTAISRSLQRSLLPPGSPAIPGIEVEVIYRAAGEGNEVGGDFYDVFPIRPGVYGFAIGDVCGTGPEAAAVTGLARHALRLLAREGLGGPAVLERLNAAILDEGARSRFLTLLYGELHPQPDGGALMKVVCAGHPLPLRLRPDGEVIPAAEPQPLLGVMDDLDLYEQTLTLDPGDVLLCVTDGVTERREGTRMLGDDGLAEVLTTCTGLTAGAVAARILRAVERFAAEPASDDMAILAFRVPQPREGA
- a CDS encoding HdeD family acid-resistance protein, translated to MTFPPDAAAPRHTQSDPEDVLKQVGASWRWALGFALATLIPGILVLVWPHETLHILAVIIGLQLLAAGVFRFVTAFSHGQEGGGRLAGVLVALLALLAGVLVLRHPMQTIGALSLILGVFWLLTGVLTAYVAIADRGIAHRGLFFGLGALGTVAGIVVLCFPVDSAVALTRLLGLWLVLLGVFEVVLAFALRSATRSNRSAPRREPSA